Proteins from one Acidiphilium multivorum AIU301 genomic window:
- a CDS encoding AMP-binding protein, whose protein sequence is MFDLATSFRASAARDPSAIAIVDEGVRLSYRDWLSRIEAVARGLAALGLRPGERIVTALQNRWEAATLHWACQFAGLVITPVNWRMTGDELGFVVENAGARALVTEPVSHAAGDAVDAAGLLRIGVDNAASAGIGFRDLAGDGALPDVSADALSLMLYTSGTTGQPKGVPRRHRTERAAAIAHVAQNLYRAGERTLGVMPLYHTMGVRSLLAMSLIGGCFVCLPRFDPARALGLIERERITNLYLVPTLYHDLLNHPAFAAHDVSSVRKLGFAGASMTDGLLRALDGAFRPDLFVNHYGSSEIYTFAIDQDAVRKPGSAGRAGINQRLRVVRIGPGDPDAQVAQGQEGEIIADAASDEAFEGYWRRPDADARAFRGGWYFTGDTGYLDAEGDLFVTGRVDDMIITGGENVSPVEIESCLSLHPAVSEVAVAGLADERWGRIVAAFVKCRAPVAAETLDAHCIASGLARFKRPRRYVFVTELPKSPVGKLLRRKLVAGDYALDPSCLSGPSTSREPNP, encoded by the coding sequence ATGTTTGATCTCGCCACGAGCTTCCGCGCGAGTGCGGCCCGCGACCCCTCGGCGATCGCCATCGTCGATGAGGGCGTCCGCCTCTCCTATCGGGACTGGCTCTCCAGGATCGAGGCGGTGGCGCGCGGCCTCGCGGCGCTGGGCTTGCGGCCGGGGGAGCGGATCGTCACGGCGCTGCAGAACCGCTGGGAGGCGGCGACGCTGCATTGGGCCTGCCAGTTCGCCGGGCTGGTGATCACCCCGGTCAACTGGCGGATGACCGGCGACGAACTCGGCTTCGTGGTGGAGAATGCCGGCGCGCGGGCGCTGGTGACCGAGCCGGTGTCGCACGCGGCCGGTGACGCGGTGGACGCCGCCGGCCTGCTCCGGATCGGCGTGGATAACGCCGCATCGGCCGGGATCGGCTTCCGCGATCTCGCCGGCGATGGCGCGCTGCCGGACGTCTCCGCGGACGCGCTGTCGCTGATGCTCTACACCTCCGGCACGACCGGGCAGCCCAAGGGCGTTCCGCGCCGCCACCGCACCGAGCGCGCCGCGGCGATTGCCCATGTCGCGCAGAACCTCTACCGCGCCGGCGAACGCACCCTGGGCGTGATGCCGCTCTATCACACCATGGGCGTGCGCTCGCTGCTCGCCATGTCGCTCATCGGCGGCTGCTTCGTCTGCCTGCCGCGGTTCGATCCGGCGCGCGCGCTCGGCCTGATCGAGCGGGAGCGGATCACCAATCTCTACCTGGTGCCGACGCTGTATCACGACCTGCTGAACCATCCGGCCTTTGCCGCGCACGACGTGTCCTCGGTCCGCAAGCTCGGCTTCGCCGGCGCCTCGATGACCGACGGGCTGCTGCGGGCGCTCGACGGCGCATTCCGTCCGGACCTGTTCGTCAACCATTACGGCTCGTCGGAGATCTACACCTTCGCGATCGACCAGGATGCCGTGCGCAAGCCCGGTTCGGCGGGGCGGGCCGGGATCAACCAGCGTCTGCGCGTCGTGCGGATCGGCCCCGGCGATCCGGACGCGCAGGTCGCCCAGGGGCAGGAGGGCGAGATCATCGCCGATGCCGCGAGCGACGAGGCGTTCGAGGGCTACTGGCGGCGGCCGGACGCCGACGCGCGCGCCTTCCGCGGCGGCTGGTATTTCACCGGCGACACCGGATATCTCGACGCGGAGGGCGACCTCTTCGTCACCGGCCGGGTCGATGACATGATCATCACCGGCGGGGAGAACGTGTCGCCCGTCGAGATCGAGAGCTGCCTGTCGCTGCATCCCGCGGTGTCCGAGGTCGCGGTCGCCGGGCTGGCGGACGAGCGCTGGGGCCGGATCGTCGCGGCCTTCGTGAAATGCCGCGCCCCGGTGGCCGCGGAAACGCTCGATGCGCATTGCATCGCCTCGGGCCTCGCGCGGTTCAAGCGCCCCCGGCGCTATGTCTTCGTGACGGAGCTGCCGAAATCGCCCGTCGGCAAGCTGCTGCGGCGCAAGCTGGTCGCCGGCGACTACGCCCTCGATCCATCGTGCCTCTCCGGGCCATCCACCTCCAGGGAACCGAATCCATGA